From the Fusarium musae strain F31 chromosome 11, whole genome shotgun sequence genome, one window contains:
- a CDS encoding hypothetical protein (CAZy:GT32) → MSSSPILGPERKSSYDEERLEWAKPSVPKKYLRLPRLRRSTVILFLIDFLIIAVLVHAFYPLITLLRRNEELFGARLTLPLNDTSFGEDVPAQRTIPRIFHQTSANETIPEAWKDLVKSCRETYSEFEYKHWTDAKARDFISEEYPWFLDTWDTFPFNIQRADAIRYFVLHHYGGIYLDMDTLCNATIPLHQIEADGSKHHAVFKSTTPTGVSNDMMITSAHHPAFTKALSRIQLYNDITRPWAHILPHVAVMVSAGPLFLTMALKNYLLEQPSLPETTVQVINATELEPYLTDYEGASWHHGDTKAIMWLGEHEWVWYLLGLVGVVGGLYLINMLMMKCWVRFFEKASIDEAKDAIKLT, encoded by the exons ATGTCATCCTCACCGATCCTCGGCCCTGAACGAAAAAGCTCCTACGATGAAGAGCGTCTCGAATGGGCGAAGCCCTCGGTGCCGAAGAAGTACCTCCGCCTGCCAAGACTGCGCCGCTCGACCGTgattctcttcctcatcgactTTTTGATCATCGCTGTGCTCGTGCATGCTTTTTACCCGCTCATCACGCTGCTGCGAAGGAATGAGGAGCTGTTCGGTGCGAGATTAACGCTGCCCCTGAATGATACGTCGTTTGGCGAGGATGTGCCCGCGCAGAGGACGATACCGAGGATTTTTCACCAGACCAGCGCGAACGAGACCATCCCTGAGGCTTGGAAGGACTTGGTAAAGAGTTGTCGGGAGACTTACTCGGAGTTTGAGTACAAG CACTGGACCGACGCAAAGGCTCGTGATTTTATCTCGGAAGAGTACCCTTGGTTCCTCGACACTTGGGATACATTCCCCTTCAACATTCAGCGCGCTGATGCTATTCGATACTTTGTTCTTCACCACTACGGCGGTATCTATCTCGACATGGACACGCTCTGCAACGCGACCATCCCGCTGCACCAGATCGAAGCCGACGGCAGCAAGCACCACGCCGTCTTCAAGAGCACAACGCCCACCGGCGTCTCCAACGACATGATGATAACATCCGCGCACCACCCGGCCTTCACAAAAGCCCTCTCGCGAATCCAGCTCTACAACGACATAACCCGTCCCTGGGCGCACATCCTCCCGCACGTCGCGGTGATGGTATCAGCGGGCCCGCTGTTCCTGACCATGGCGCTGAAGAATTACCTGCTCGAGCAGCCGTCGCTGCCTGAGACTACGGTGCAGGTGATCAATGCGACGGAGCTCGAACCTTATTTGACTGATTACGAGGGCGCGTCGTGGCATCACGGCGATACGAAGGCGATAATGTGGTTGGGTGAGCACGAGTGGGTTTGGTACCTGCTCGGTCTCGTTGGGGTTGTTGGAGGGTTGTATCTGATCAATATGCTTATGATGAAGTGCTGGGTGCGGTTCTTCGAGAAGGCTTCCATTgatgaggccaaggatgCTATTAAACTCACGTAG